The sequence aatctgGTGGAAAATTGCATGgcatttatattttgaatatgaTTTTCGGCATAGACCGCCGCGGCTACAAATTACATGACCCATTCCATCAGTcccaatttttgattaatttttccaataaatattGCATTAAATCGATTGCTAAGCATACTGCACGGGGAATTGTGATGCTCACATTCACCAAAgtaaacgtacgcccgtatcagcAGAAACTAATTAGAGCCCCGTGCAAATTACTTATTTCTCACCACCGCTCCGTTCCGTAGGATCGttgtttcatcgtgtcagctgatacgggcgtacgtttacgttggcgAGTGTGAGCATCGTtacaccgtcttgctgaaaccaaatgtcgtcagctaattaatttttggaagtaaaaaTTCAGTCGGGAGAGCTCGATAGCGCCGCCATTCACCATATCAGCAgcttcttcctcatttcgaaagaaataatacTGCTGTAACATTGCTGCCAGATGCAAGCAAAACCAATTGAATACGAATAAAATTAAAGCTATAAAGGAACgtcatagccgaatggattggtatATGACTAGTACGTGATTATGAAATATCATATGCTGGAGCATTTTTTTCTACAGCGGTGtcccgcggcaggcaatggaaaacctttcAGTataagctcctcacaaaaaaactgtgtatctacgtatgtatgtatgtatatataagatataaataTAAGCCATTATATCATATTTggtattttcacacatttattatcttttatgcttttttaaatattaatcaaaTATTGATCAATTTCGTCATCTTTGAAATAGAATAATTTGGAACTATAAGTTTTCTTAGGGCGGAATTTCCACTTTTGGAATATGGGAGACGTCCTCCTTATATCTCTTCAATACATGGGACATAAATGTAGAATTTATCCATAACcattaatgcaaaatttaatctTTATTCTTTTCCGCGCACTTTTTCTAAAGAAGTTAATATTTTACGATTATGCTGGTACGGTCTGTGGATCGGACTTGGTGTTACAATTATTGAAAGCCCATTCATAACGTGTGTGGGCTCATTTACAAGGTTGTCGGTACCACAGAATTGAGGCAAAAAAAATCGACTAAAAGATACAACAAAATATCGATGATTTGGTTGTACCGCTATGTGTTCATATTTGCATGCttgctaaaaataataaagtatgcAGAACAATCCTTTTAGGCAGAAACCTGGATTTCGTGGTAATCACAAGGAGCACCCATCTGGAGGGAACTGGAAAAAAGGCAGCTCGAATCGTGCACGTGATAAAAAGGGAGAAGAATGGGGTGTAAAGAAATTTACTCCCGTCATCCGCACTCAAGCGGCAACACCTTGGTCggccttcaaaaacgaaataatgCAGAAACAGCAGGAGGAAAGGAATGCGGCGAAGACTCTCAACATGGAAAGTGAAGAAGCTAAGCAATTTTTAAAGAAGAGGGAGGAGAATTTTCGACGAATACAAATAGCTGAATCCAGGAAAGAAGATGTAAAGTGGGAGGACTTCAGTGATGATTTAGATTTGAATGCACAAAACACCGGAAAACATGATAATCGAAGCACCAAGAAAAAgtgtcaaacaaaaacaaagaaaacgagtaaaGCCGATAAACCGGCGAAATTCATTCCTCTAGTAGATAAAAGTTTCCTTAAAAATTTCGACAGCAAAAAGCTCTCCTTTCGACAGAATAACAGCATCCGCAAAGCAATTACAAAAACTACTTTCTTAGCTCGAGGAGCTACGCTTGAATCAGTAGTCGAAGATATGAAAAGAAGAGGAATTACACGGAAAAAGCCAGCAAGAAAATAGTAAACAccactattttatatttaaacaatGTAgcaaacaatatattgaaatttaatttttatttaattatttttcaatttacttacatatgtttTCCAACAAAGTCAGGTCCATTGGATCTgtcaattaaatattgaaagccAAAAAGGGTATGTGTATATtgggaaaatatgaaaaaggagaaatttttgtaaattatagGGCTTTCTAATAAGAGTGTATCGAAATGGAAGAAAACCAGCTCTGTGTAAGGAATTACAaagatattaattttattactatttctcCCAACATACCCTCAAACTCAAACACATGGAATTCACGATGAATACATggatcaattatttatttctacaaTTAGGATTTTACAATATTGATAATACGCGTAAAATAAGCATCACTCCACatcgattttataaaaaagtttgac is a genomic window of Anastrepha ludens isolate Willacy chromosome 6, idAnaLude1.1, whole genome shotgun sequence containing:
- the LOC128867427 gene encoding uncharacterized protein LOC128867427, whose protein sequence is MQNNPFRQKPGFRGNHKEHPSGGNWKKGSSNRARDKKGEEWGVKKFTPVIRTQAATPWSAFKNEIMQKQQEERNAAKTLNMESEEAKQFLKKREENFRRIQIAESRKEDVKWEDFSDDLDLNAQNTGKHDNRSTKKKCQTKTKKTSKADKPAKFIPLVDKSFLKNFDSKKLSFRQNNSIRKAITKTTFLARGATLESVVEDMKRRGITRKKPARK